The sequence AAACTACCGCATGGTATTCGGGTAAGAAATATTCCGGTATTGAAATGAGTAAAGGAGAAGGTATGTTTTCCGTTTACGATATTGCTAACAACCGACTGCTGATGTTTATGGTTGGGCAAAAAATGGCGATGTCTATGGATATGAGTAAAATGGGACAGAAAATTGATTCCATGAAGAAACAACATCCCGAAAAAGCAAACATCGATAATGATTTCAAGGTAAGCAAAACCGGAAAGTCTGGTAAAGTATTAGGGTATACCTGCGAACAATACCAAATCACCTCTAAAAAAAGTAATTCATTGATTTGGATAACCAGGGAATTGGGTACTGGCTTTGCAAATTTTTCCCAAATTTTTCCTCAAATGATGAAATCGAATCCTTCGGGATCTTCCCTACCCGATCTTAGCGGGGTAAATGATGGTATCATGTTGAAAATGGAAACGATCTCGTCTGAGACTGGCGACATTACAAAAATGGAAGCAAAATCAATCCACAAAGAAGGCAAGACAATTAAAACCGCAGAATACAAACTAATGGCCATGCCTGGTCATTAATTCTCCTTCCACTAATTACTCGCGCACAACCGGGGAATGACGAATATCATATGACCATGATAGCCGGGTCCTGCTTTATTTTTGCCTTTTAGCAGTAACTTGATTACATCAGGTACTTTAACTTTTACTAATTGTCGTATACAGGATGAAAATTGCAAAAAACTATTCGGAACCGGAGTTGTTGCACGATTTAGTGACCCTGGGTAGTCAGGATGAGGCCATAAAGCACCTTTACCGGGAACATTACCTGAAAGTGCAGGCCTATATCAACCAGAATGGCGGTGCCGATGAAGATGCGGAAGATATCTTCCAGGATGCTGTGATCAATTTCATCCAGGTACTGAATGCCGGAAAGTTCCGGGGTGAATGCAGTTCAGGTACTTTTTTATACAGTTTGTGCAGGCATGCCTGGCTGAATGAATTCAAAAGGAAAAACCGCGCCAGGTTGCGGGAAGAAAAATTTGGAAAAGGAATGGAAACCATCGAGCTGGACGTCAGTGAATCGCTGGTGACCCATGAAATAAAAATGGAATTGCAACAATTATTAAGCACCCTGGGGGAAACCTGTAAGAAGATCCTGCTGGCATTTTATTACGAAGAATTGTCGATGAAAGAAATATTGCTGCAGCTGGATTATGAAAACGAGCAGGTCGTGCGGAACAAAAAATATAAATGCCTGAAAAAACTCGAGGAAGTCCTGGCTGCTCAGCCCCAAACTGTTAAAAACCTTCAATCTGTATTATTGTATGAAAGATAATTTTACCACTGAAGAACTGGTCCAATACCTCGATGGTGAACTGGGGAGTGAAACCGCCCGCGACCTACAACAAAAACTGGGCACGGACATAGCTTTACGCAATGAATTTAACCGGCTTAAATTATCCAGGGAAGCCATTCGTTTGCAGGGTGTAACTGAAAAAGTGGGCAATATCCATCATCAGATGATGCGGGAATTGCAGCAGGGGAAATCGCAACAGCAGACCCCGGTGGTCCGGTTGTTCAGGCCATTCATGCGCATCGCTGCAGCCGTACTTGTATTTGTTGGAATTGCTGCTGTTTACCAATACAGCCAGTTGTCAACTGAACGCCTTTATGAAGGAAATTATATCGCCTATTCAGCCGGGGAGAGACGAGGCCAGCTCCAGGAAAGCCCTGTCGAACAGGCCTTTAAAACTGGCCAGCCTGAAAAAGTGATTCTTGCATTCAAGTCCATTCAGCAACCCACCGTGCAGGATTATTTTTATGCCGGCAACGCCTACCTCGAGCAAGGCCAGGCGGCTGTTGCTATCCAGCAGTTCCTGAAAGTACAGGAACTGAATGCAGCCAATCCACCGGCTTCTTTTGAAGATGATACCGACTATTACCTGGCGATGGCTTACCTAAAAAACGGACAAGCCAAAGAAGCCTCGAACCTGCTGGAAAAAATCCATCAAACCAAAGGCCATCTTTACCACGACAAAGTGAGCAACTGGTTCTTATGGAAACTGAAAATGGTTGGAAATATATAATTAAGACACCTATGAAACCGGCCGTTCGCAATTATCTGCGGACGGTTTTTTTTATGGCTAAGTAGCATGCGGTTAAGATGGCCAGCAATATAGCACCAATCAATATAGTATTCCATGATTTCCCCGTTACGGAATGGCCATCCCCGATCAGCACCAGGTGCGACCAGTAGGCCGGTGTTTTAAAGCGGTCTTCTATTTCTGAACTATTCAGGTAATCTGATTTCGCTTTTTGCAGGGCGATATCTTTATCATCACCCTTGCCAAGGTAATGGTGCATTTTTCGGGTAATGAAGGCCGTTGCCGCGTCATCTGCTTTCCAAAGGGATGCGACCGTGCTTTTGCACCCCGCATAGGAAAAGGCCCTGGACAGGCTCATGACCCCTTCCCCATGGATCAGTTGTCCACTCCCTGTTTCGCAGGCACTCAAAATTACGAGTTTCACATGCGACATATCCAGGTTGTAGATTTCCGGTGCATATAGGCGACGATTGCTTATGGCTTCTGTGGTTGTTCCATAAAAGGAAATATAAGACTGGATAGGTGCTGAATCATTTGCTATGGCATGGGTGGCCAGGTGTATAACGGGGTATTCGCCAAGCAGGTTGACAAAATTGTTTTTTGTTGCTGATTTACCTAAAAGCACTTTCCCCTTTACACTGCCCACTTCTGCTTCGGATGCTTTCAATACCGGTTGGTCCTGCATCCCTGCTGAACTGGTGAACGGGGCCATGGCCAGCACAGTATAGGATTCGTTGGACGTTTTTCCGGAAGTCAGGAAATTGGCTGAATAATTATACCTGATCGCAAATTTACTGAGCAATAATTCATCATTGGCCGGATCGGCCAGCATGTCAAATGGGATATAACTGATCTCATTGTACGGGATTATAACCAGGTGTTTTTTGTTCCTGATGATCCCGGTGACGGGGCTGATTAATTGCTGGTACAAAACGGTTGATAATTCGCGTATTGCCTTCCGGTCTCCCGCACCGGGGGAATTCAGCATGTTCCTTAATTGGGTAATATGGGTGGAGAAATCACCGGTGATATTCGTTGATGTATGTCCGAACTGGTCTTTGGTGACATAAAAACAGATTAGCTGGTTATTTACATAATAATAGGATAGCAGGGCATCATCTGCAGATAGAAAATGTTTTTGTATAGAATCTACGGTGGTTTGGCGCGAACTAAATTTAAGGCTTTGGTATTTCGGATCGTCATTTAACTGGTTCTGTAAACGCGATAATTCAATATCAAGGTCCCGGATCTTTATTGTGATTAAGCTGTCTTCCTGATTTTCATTGGCCTGGCTGGCCTGGATATTCAGTCGCGCTAATTCAGCTTTTAGTTTTTTCTGCGATTGGATCAGGCCCTGTGGTAATCCCGGGATGCTGCTTAATTCGAGTTCATGTAAATCCGCCTGTAATACGGAAGCCTTACTGTTTTCAATAACTTTGAATGTATTTTGAAGGTCAGCCGGATCCTTCGTTAATTCGAATAACTGCAGCCCGGTTGCTGCATATTCCTGGTAAGCTGTATCTGCATTTTTCTTCAGGAAAAGCCGGGCATCGTCTGTGTCATACATTTTTTCTACGTGCGCAGCAAGCCTGATGGCGGACTGGTAGGCGGCCAATGCATTTTGCAGGTATTTCTGTTCGCGATGCCGGGTATAATATTCATTGATGGCACGGGCCTTGGCCAATATTGTCTCAAAGAGCAGGGCATACTGGTGCATTCCCTGGAAGGAAACCGGGTTGCTGTTAATACTGCTATCATTAAAGTCGGGGTCGATCTGTATGATGGCCTGCTGGTAATGCTGAATGGCATCTTCCAGGGAATGCACGGCCTTATCAAAGTCACCCTTGTATTTTAAGGTAAGTCCGTATTGCACATTTTTTTGGGTACCACTGTTTTTCCTGTGTAGGGCAAGCGCCTTTTCTAATGTTATGGATGCAGCCTTATAGGACTGGCTTTTTAAATGGGCTTTACTGATATCATTATATTTTGCCGCATTGTTATACCTTACTTTTCCTAAACAGGTCAGTGCTTCACCATAATTTCCTGCGTCCAGGTAAGTGACACCGATATTATGCCATAATTCATCTGCATTGATATTGTATTGCAACAGGCTTTTGTATAACACCAATGCCTGGTCGTAATGCTGCAGTTTGCGCAGGGCGGAAGCAATATTGTTTTTATAGTTGATGATAAAATATTGCTTCCCTTCCGGTGCTGCTTCAACAATCGCTAATGCCTTATTAAAATACTGGATACTTTTTTTATAATCCCCTGTCTCATAATACAGCACCCCTGTCTTGTTATAGAGCCTTTCGGCCTCATTGATGGCCGGAAATTGCTGATAAATGATTTCGGCCTGCTTATAGAAATATAAGGCAGAATCAAAATTGTATAAATTGTAATAGGAGTTTCCTGCAAAAAGGTAAGGCCTGAATAGTAATGAGTCGGGAATGACTGCAGTGCTTTTTTGCAGTGCAACTGAGTTGGAAAAATATTGTAGTGCCAGGCTGTCCTGTTGTGCTGACATGGCCAGGATTCCAGCCTTTACATAAGCATCAAAACACACACTGTCATCTGTATGCTTTTTACCCAGCAGGGTGATTGTTTTCTGGTAATGTACCAGGGCCAGGCTGTCCGTTTCTTCCGTAGCGTCCTCAGTATTGTATAATGCTTCGGCTTTATCGTATTCAGTCCGGTATGTCCTTGTTCCCGGCTGGTACTGGCTCAGTAAAATAAAGGAAATGATAAGGAAGGCAGACAATAACGTCAGGCGATGACCCATGCTTGTTGATTTTTCCTGGAACGCACAAAGTGAATTTACGGAAAATCAACAGACCATCCTGGCCTATATCTTAACGCCCAACTATAAAGATGCAAGGCGGACGTGGCTTTCCAACTTTCGCCTGGGTGGCTACCGGGGTGTTGACACCATTTAAGAACATAGTGCCCTGCCTTTCTGCAATTATTGCATAAGCTTCCGGGGTGATATCATTCACCGTTTCATAATAGTACAATTTTACTTTGAGCCTGATGTTGGCCTTATTACTATTGTCGTTTAGACTGTACACTAGTTCAAATTCTTTCCGTTCATCATTGGCGGGTTTATTACCGAATACACCATTCCTTACGGTTTCGGCCAGGTTGATCTGGCCGTTGACTACATTCACAGTACAGCCATTACTGTTACATCCTGCGCCTATATCGAAAAGGCTGCCGCTGTTGATGCCGGGAATGTCTTTTCCCGGATGCGCATTATAGATGGGGTTGATGAGCGAATCGGATGTGCTCAAATTGTAAAACCCGTCGAGGTAATTGATCCCTGCAACGGTAATGAAAGTTACCGCAGTGTCTGTTTTTCCCGAGGGTATGAATGAAACCTTGTATTTTAAGCCTGCTTCACTTTTAGTGATATTGATAGCACCGGTAACAGCATCAATATCTATTCCATCGGGAAATCCAATATAGGTACCAGCGCGGGATGCTGTTGGGGTAATGATATAATCTGTTGACTGGGGGGAATTATAAAATATCGAATCGCCATAGCTTAGTTTTACCGGCGTAGGTGATGGCGGCTCAGGGTCAGGGTCGGGTGCTGTTTGGCTTTTATCGCAGGAATGCAGTGCTGCTGCGAAGGCAAGCAGTATTATTATGGATCGAAATCGTAACATGGTGTCTTATTAAGCGTCCTTTATTGGTCAACGCAGCAGGACCAGATGTAACCTAAGATCGCAAAATGCAAGCCAAAGGTTGCGTACACGAGCCACTTATTTGTTCAAATACCATGCATTCAGGGTGTTGTGCCGCCCTTCAACTACAACTTTAAAAAAGGGTTTAGCTGCCAGTCCGGGTATTTTCAGTACATATTGTCCATTTCCCGATTTTACTGTTCCCACAGGATAATAGACATCCGTTTTTCCTTCCTTCTTCCCATTGGTATAGGCTATGGATAATTTGACTTTTTCACTGGGTTGTAAAGATTTCCAGCGTACCGTGAAATCATCACCCGACCGTTCAATCTTCGCGTCAGTGATGGAAACGTTTCCGATAAAGGGGGTGCCGTCCAGTTCATATTTTGTGGAATCAGGCAGTTCAATTTGTAAAAAATTGGCAATGGAGGGCAGGATATCTACAATACCAGGAGCGCCTGATGCCCAATAAGCATTGGTTACCGGTTTGTTCAGGACGATCCAGGTGGTTCGCTCCCGATTGCTCTGGCCCCCATGGTTATGCCCTGATATGGAATCGCGGCCATGGTCGGTGGTCATCACGAGCAGCCATTTTTCATTGAAATTCTGTTCCCGGTAACTGATGGCCGAAGCAATTTTTGCCATCTGCCGGTCAAGCAAACCAATGGCAGAATCCTGCGCGGAACCGGTTCCTTTTCTATGGCCGATGTCATCGGTGTATTCCAGGTAGATCCAGGAAAGGTCCGGCGCTTTCAGCCGGATTACTGAATCGGCGGCACGGATCACGGTTTCATCTATTAAGTGGATGTATTTTGCCGCCCGGTCATGCGGGAAACGAACTGTGTCTTTTTCATACCCGTCGAACATATAATCGATGGCTAAGTTGCCGGTCTGGGGCAACCCTTCACCCAGCAATACAGTACGGTTATCCAGCCAGGTGGAAAATACCGCGCTGGTCAACGGCCTTTTCTGGGATTTAACCAGGCGAAAAATACTGGGGTAATTGTAATTCGGGTGTTGGTTATCGTTATTCCAGACATTATGTTTATTCCCCCAGACCCCTGTCAGCAGGTTATTGTACCCGGGCGCAGAGATGGTGGGCGTTTCTTTATAGGTGCCTTTTACACCACCTACGTATGCCCTGGAATATTTACCGGTTTGAATGATTTGCCGGATGGCCGGTGGTTGCAACCTTTCCATAACATCAGCCGGGATGCCATCAGCAATTACAAATACCACTTTAGGGGTTGGCTGGGCGGAAGCAGAAATGCTTAAGAGTAAAAAAAACAGGCAGGATATACGCATACGCTAATTTCATGAATTCCGGGATATGCTGCTAAAAAATAAAAATAAAATGATGCTTTAATTCGCCCTGGTCCATATTGTCGTCCGGCCGAACAGCGAGATTCCCACATACCCCCTGATTTCGAGTTTGTCTCCTTTGAATTTGATATTGCAGCTATAGGTCTTCCCGCTTTTGGGGTCATAGATCTTCCCATCGTTCCAAACTCCGTCATCGAATGTAAAATTGGTGAGCAGCACCAGTCCCAGCAGGTTCCTGCTCCTTAAATTTTTATCCTCGTTATGGACATCTTTCTTTGAGGTCTTTCCATCTGCTTCAAAGATCTTATCACCCCAGACCAGCTTGCCGAAATATTTATTCCCGTTTTTGTAGATCTCGATCCTGCCATCTTTTTCCTCATTCAACCAATGCCCCAGGATCTTATCGCCGGCTGCACTGGTTTGAGCTCCTGCTGATAAAACCATTACGATGGTTCCAAGGAATAAACAGGTGATTTGTTTCATGGAATGCATAGCTATTATAAAACATATAAGATATAAATTGTTTGCAATATTCACCGATATGTTTATGGCGCTGGTTGTAATTGCCGACTGCTCTTCCGGGAAATATGATACCATCTTCAGGAACGGACTGATCTATGATGGTAACGGCGGCGCGCCCTTCAAGAAGGATAAAGGCATCCGCCAGGGTGTGACCAATGCGCTTATCTATCCGCCCTGCGCCTTGAAATGCAAATAAAGTTGAGCTGAAACCCGGCTTCTTTGCCGATATCATTGTATTTGATCCGGCTAAAGTGCAGGACCTTGGTACCTTTGAAAATCCACACCTATATGACACCGGCTTGATCCACTTGCCTATTTATGTTGTGGTTGTTGTAAATGATGGTAAACATTTCCATGCAAAACCGGATAGATTGCGAATTCAAATGATCGGCTGTATTATCCCAATTGATAATATTGAATAAGTTATCTGCAAAATCAGCGCACCTGGTTTCAAAAACCCCTTTCTGTTCATAATACTATTTTTAAGAGGATGCCTAGCAAGGCTGCACTGGCAATGATGATGGGCTCTTGTATTTTCCTGATGTAAAGTAAGGCGAATACTGTTGCCACTGCTATAAGTGCTGAAGGGATATCAATTATGCTTCTTTGTGCAATCACAATAACTGCACCGGCTAATGCGCCAATTACAGTGGCCGTGATGCCATCCACAAAAGCCTTTATTGATTTGTTTTTTGCGATCCTGCTGAAATATGGCGCCGGCAAAACAGTAAACAAATAACAGGGCAGGAAGGTGGCCAGGGCAGCGACAGCGGCACCAGGAAAGCCCGCTACTAAATAACCAATAAAACCAACAGTGATGACTACTGGCCCTGGTGTGATCATTGCAACGGCTACTGCATCAACAAACTCCTGTTCATTCAGCCATTGGTGCTCTACTACTACACCAGAATATAAAAAAGGAACGATGGCCAGCCCGCTACCAAAAACAAATGCACCGGCTTTGGTAAAAAACAGGGCAATTTTCCCAAGGGTTCCCGGACTATAGGTCCAGAACCCGATTTGTAATAACAAAAGGCTGTTGATAGTGGTCTTGCTGGCCCATGCCGGCGGAGCTTTGACCATCATATAAAGGAGGCCGGCAGCTATAAATACAAGCACCTGTTCTCTTTGGGTGAGGATGGTAATGATGGCTGCAATCACGTAAAAAAGCCAGAGTAACCAATTTTGCCGAAAAACATCCCATTGAAATTTCCCTATCGATTTGATGGTCAGCTTATACGCGCTTAAAAGGATAATTCCAATCACAGCAGCGCCAACCCCGTAAAATACGGCCTGCATACCAGGTAATCCACCGTATAACTTGTAGGCCATGCCCAACAACACCACCATGATAAAAGAGGGTAAAACGAAGGCGATCCCTGCAATTGTTGCACCAATTACCCGGTAGTGAACAAAGCCCAGGTAAATGGCCAGTTGCGCGGCCAGTGGACCCGGTGCCAGCTGGGCCAGGGCCAGTCCCTCCTTGTACTCATCTTCGGTGATCCATTCCCGTTGCTCAACCAGGTCGCGGTGCATATATCCTACCAGGGCAACCGGACCACCAAAACCATATGTGCCTAATTTGAGGAAATAGCCAGCCAATTGTCGTAAATTATATATTGGATACATTGTCGCTGTAAATTTTCAACGAACCTCCCATATTTGGTCCTACCAAAATAGAACCCTATTGACCTTTTGTACCAGGTTTACTTTTTTGCGAGGCTTTTTTATACGCTGAAGGAGTTTTACCGGTATGCATTTTGAAAATTCGCGTGAAATGGCTTTGGTCGGAGAACCCGGTCAGGTAAGCGATTTCAGTAAGGGAATAACTGGTATTTTCAATTAGCTCCTTCGCTTTTTCTATCCGGATCTTCCGGATATATTCCCCAAAATTCAGGTTGTCAAAATATTTGGAAAACTCCCGCGACAGGTAGGAGGGATTCACCTGCAGTTCAGTAGAAATGGTATTGATATTGAAACTAAAACTGGTATCGATCTGGTCCTGGATCATCTCTTTTAATTCATTAACCCATGCCGGAATTTTCTTTTTGTCACCTGACCTTGCAGTCAGCAATTTCTGGTACACATCGTGCAGCAGGTTTTCAAACGGACTGTTTTGTACATGTTTCTGATCGTGTAAATGAGTCGCCCAACTATATAGTGCATCATAGAGCATCATGCCCTTTGACAGCAACTCTGTATCATCGGTGATATTAAATGCCAATCCGGCTGAAATTGCCCACAACCCCGCCGATTCGTTAGCCAGGTGATGCTGGTCCGTATCTGCGCCCCGAACGATAGCTGCGAGGATAGCAATCGCCGGATCTATAATAGCGTGTTTCTTTACAATATAATCAAACGTGCATTGGTCATTGTAATGTGTGTATTCAACCCCGGGAATATCGAAGGGGATCCCATTCAGGCTAACCGCTTCCTGCAATACCTGGTCATAAGGTACATACAGGAATTCTGCTTCCGGGTCTACAAATTTTTTGATCAGCCACGGACAAGCAATTCTGTCAATTTTTGGGCGTTCTCTTGTGATCCAAATCATGGAATTGAATAGAAGGGTGATTACTGGAATTGGTGGAAATAAAGATAGCTATACTGTTACTGATCTTTTAATTGCTGATCAACAAGCTATGCTGGCTGGCAGTATGCAGGTTACGCCAAACACGATTGATCTCTGTTGCCGGATCTGCTGCCTGCATGCCGCAATAGGGATACAATGTATGGGTCACCAGCAGGGCGGTACCGGCCAATTCCCGGCTGGTATGACTGATGTTTTGCAATATAGCGGTTGATATTAATTGTTGTTTGATGCAATCTTCCCAGGCCACTCCTATAAGGTGGTAAAACCGGCGGCGGATGGCTTCAAGCTGCATACGGCTCTCCTCGAGCATAGTGATCATTCG comes from Flavihumibacter fluvii and encodes:
- a CDS encoding RNA polymerase sigma factor encodes the protein MKIAKNYSEPELLHDLVTLGSQDEAIKHLYREHYLKVQAYINQNGGADEDAEDIFQDAVINFIQVLNAGKFRGECSSGTFLYSLCRHAWLNEFKRKNRARLREEKFGKGMETIELDVSESLVTHEIKMELQQLLSTLGETCKKILLAFYYEELSMKEILLQLDYENEQVVRNKKYKCLKKLEEVLAAQPQTVKNLQSVLLYER
- a CDS encoding CHAT domain-containing protein translates to MGHRLTLLSAFLIISFILLSQYQPGTRTYRTEYDKAEALYNTEDATEETDSLALVHYQKTITLLGKKHTDDSVCFDAYVKAGILAMSAQQDSLALQYFSNSVALQKSTAVIPDSLLFRPYLFAGNSYYNLYNFDSALYFYKQAEIIYQQFPAINEAERLYNKTGVLYYETGDYKKSIQYFNKALAIVEAAPEGKQYFIINYKNNIASALRKLQHYDQALVLYKSLLQYNINADELWHNIGVTYLDAGNYGEALTCLGKVRYNNAAKYNDISKAHLKSQSYKAASITLEKALALHRKNSGTQKNVQYGLTLKYKGDFDKAVHSLEDAIQHYQQAIIQIDPDFNDSSINSNPVSFQGMHQYALLFETILAKARAINEYYTRHREQKYLQNALAAYQSAIRLAAHVEKMYDTDDARLFLKKNADTAYQEYAATGLQLFELTKDPADLQNTFKVIENSKASVLQADLHELELSSIPGLPQGLIQSQKKLKAELARLNIQASQANENQEDSLITIKIRDLDIELSRLQNQLNDDPKYQSLKFSSRQTTVDSIQKHFLSADDALLSYYYVNNQLICFYVTKDQFGHTSTNITGDFSTHITQLRNMLNSPGAGDRKAIRELSTVLYQQLISPVTGIIRNKKHLVIIPYNEISYIPFDMLADPANDELLLSKFAIRYNYSANFLTSGKTSNESYTVLAMAPFTSSAGMQDQPVLKASEAEVGSVKGKVLLGKSATKNNFVNLLGEYPVIHLATHAIANDSAPIQSYISFYGTTTEAISNRRLYAPEIYNLDMSHVKLVILSACETGSGQLIHGEGVMSLSRAFSYAGCKSTVASLWKADDAATAFITRKMHHYLGKGDDKDIALQKAKSDYLNSSEIEDRFKTPAYWSHLVLIGDGHSVTGKSWNTILIGAILLAILTACYLAIKKTVRR
- a CDS encoding chromate resistance protein ChrB domain-containing protein; this translates as MIWITRERPKIDRIACPWLIKKFVDPEAEFLYVPYDQVLQEAVSLNGIPFDIPGVEYTHYNDQCTFDYIVKKHAIIDPAIAILAAIVRGADTDQHHLANESAGLWAISAGLAFNITDDTELLSKGMMLYDALYSWATHLHDQKHVQNSPFENLLHDVYQKLLTARSGDKKKIPAWVNELKEMIQDQIDTSFSFNINTISTELQVNPSYLSREFSKYFDNLNFGEYIRKIRIEKAKELIENTSYSLTEIAYLTGFSDQSHFTRIFKMHTGKTPSAYKKASQKSKPGTKGQ
- a CDS encoding chromate transporter, producing the protein MYPIYNLRQLAGYFLKLGTYGFGGPVALVGYMHRDLVEQREWITEDEYKEGLALAQLAPGPLAAQLAIYLGFVHYRVIGATIAGIAFVLPSFIMVVLLGMAYKLYGGLPGMQAVFYGVGAAVIGIILLSAYKLTIKSIGKFQWDVFRQNWLLWLFYVIAAIITILTQREQVLVFIAAGLLYMMVKAPPAWASKTTINSLLLLQIGFWTYSPGTLGKIALFFTKAGAFVFGSGLAIVPFLYSGVVVEHQWLNEQEFVDAVAVAMITPGPVVITVGFIGYLVAGFPGAAVAALATFLPCYLFTVLPAPYFSRIAKNKSIKAFVDGITATVIGALAGAVIVIAQRSIIDIPSALIAVATVFALLYIRKIQEPIIIASAALLGILLKIVL
- a CDS encoding DUF2147 domain-containing protein, producing the protein MKQITCLFLGTIVMVLSAGAQTSAAGDKILGHWLNEEKDGRIEIYKNGNKYFGKLVWGDKIFEADGKTSKKDVHNEDKNLRSRNLLGLVLLTNFTFDDGVWNDGKIYDPKSGKTYSCNIKFKGDKLEIRGYVGISLFGRTTIWTRAN
- a CDS encoding DUF4412 domain-containing protein; translated protein: MRKESITLLLFIISLLSQKPLLAQDNKPLDAEYVFKLGITYEVLVGKPNKSGAPIETTAWYSGKKYSGIEMSKGEGMFSVYDIANNRLLMFMVGQKMAMSMDMSKMGQKIDSMKKQHPEKANIDNDFKVSKTGKSGKVLGYTCEQYQITSKKSNSLIWITRELGTGFANFSQIFPQMMKSNPSGSSLPDLSGVNDGIMLKMETISSETGDITKMEAKSIHKEGKTIKTAEYKLMAMPGH
- a CDS encoding alkaline phosphatase family protein, producing MRISCLFFLLLSISASAQPTPKVVFVIADGIPADVMERLQPPAIRQIIQTGKYSRAYVGGVKGTYKETPTISAPGYNNLLTGVWGNKHNVWNNDNQHPNYNYPSIFRLVKSQKRPLTSAVFSTWLDNRTVLLGEGLPQTGNLAIDYMFDGYEKDTVRFPHDRAAKYIHLIDETVIRAADSVIRLKAPDLSWIYLEYTDDIGHRKGTGSAQDSAIGLLDRQMAKIASAISYREQNFNEKWLLVMTTDHGRDSISGHNHGGQSNRERTTWIVLNKPVTNAYWASGAPGIVDILPSIANFLQIELPDSTKYELDGTPFIGNVSITDAKIERSGDDFTVRWKSLQPSEKVKLSIAYTNGKKEGKTDVYYPVGTVKSGNGQYVLKIPGLAAKPFFKVVVEGRHNTLNAWYLNK